In Brachyhypopomus gauderio isolate BG-103 chromosome 18, BGAUD_0.2, whole genome shotgun sequence, the sequence AATGCACAATAAACCGGCTGGTAGGAAACTAGATTGTATTGTTAACTTACTGAACTTGACAGTCATACAAATTTCCCATATTACATTATTCATATGAATTCGGTATGGACAGTGTTGCTTCAGTACGCTGCCCAGGGTAAACACTGTCATTAAACGAGTACACGACTCTGAAGGCTCATGTACTAGGGAAGCACACTGCAGAGCAATGTTTGCTTTATTACCTCAGCCACTTGTCCTTGACAGTCCTCCATACAATGAAGTAATTTCCAGGGCATGTGAGCTtctattcccccccccccctctctctctctctctctctctctccgtctctcgaAGATAACCGTACAGTATAATTTAAGCATGTTCCATTTTGTGCAAATCGGTACTAACCAGTACTAAGTAGTTAGTACATTTAAGGAGTTTAGCATAGTTAATTGGAATTAAAGTAAAAAATTATATTCTCATGTATTTATATTCATAAATATTCTGACCCATGGACCAACATTCTTGAGTTATTATAAAGGAAAAAATCTGACATTACATGGtcactttctccctctttcaaAGACAATCATACAGTAGAATTTTATGTACCTCCTCATACCTTCcttaaaaaaggaaaaagggAAAACAAATTTTCATGCTTTGACAGAACCCTTCTTCCACCGCCTGGCCCGTACCTTGTGACCTCGCCAGTCCTTCAtaccacattattattattattattattagggacTGGTAGTGTTGAGATGGTCATCGGATCAGTTTCTAGTTATTCCCTTTACCTGAACATAAGTGATGTGAGAGTCATTAAAGCAGTGACTGCTGTCCTCTCTGTAACTCGATAAACGTGACTGCTATACTCTCAAACTCGTTAAACGTGATTGCTGTCCTCTCTGTAACTCATTAAAGGTGACTTCTGTCCTCTCTGTAACTCGTTAAACGTGACTGCTATACTCTCTGTAACTCGTTAAACGTGACTGCTATACTCTCTCCAACTCGTTAAACGTGATTGCTGTCCTCTCTGTCACTCATTAAACGTGACTGCTGTCCTCTCTGTAACTCGTTATACCTTGTTACCTCGCCAGTCCTTCATACCACAGTTATTAGGGACTGGTTAGTTGAGATGGCCAAAATATCTTGCAaaagaacaaaataaaacaccaaAAGGGTGATTTGTTATTAACAGTTGAGCATTTACAATTCCATGCAAAATgtttaaattctttaaaagcAATCAGATTACAATTTGGATTATAAATGTCACAGATTCCGGACagatatttaaaaattatttttgcaAACCAGTATGCTCTTAAAGTAACATTTTCACGTCACATTTAACTGGAACACTATACAGAAATCTGTTGGGATGGCTACAAGCTTCCATCCGTTCCTCCTCACAGATTTACTCCAGGTTGTTCAGGTTGGTTAGATGACAGTCATGGAGTCATTTTTCAAGTACTAACAAAATTCGTGATGGGACTGAGATATGGACCTTTACTAGACTAGAACATTTTCCTACATGTTGCTCAACCACCACTGTGTTGCTtagtgcttgggatcattgtcttgCAGGTGGAGTTTTTTTCCCCAGCTTTAGGTTTTTTGCCTAAAGAATGTAGTATCTCCTTAGATATGTATTGTGCATCCTCTATCTGATGACCAGTCCCTGCTGGGGAAAAGCATCCCCACAATATGATGTTGCTGTCCTCTCTGTAACTCATAATCATACAGTAGAATTTTCTGTACCTCCTCATACCTTCcttaaaaaaggaaaaagggAAAACTAATTTTCATGCTTTGATATATATACTCCAACAAATAATCACATATGTTTTACCCAACAATCTCCATTACCCAACAATCTCATTAGCAACAGTGTTGCAGTGATGAGTAAAAGAACTACTCAGGAAACACACTGCTAAAGGTTTGATTTTATTTATATGACCTCCATGATAACTGTCgtcatcatcataatcatcatcatcgccatcatcaacatcaccaccatcacagaGTGTTCAGTGCTAGTTGGAGTAGTAGCAGTCATTAAATTTGTAGCAGAGTCCTGTTGTTAAACAGGGCAGCGTTCAGTATGTGCTTTGGGTGTTGTGGTCGTCTCCAATTGGTCAGGACTTTCTTCCTACATTCCTCAGTGTTACGTTCAGCTACACAACAGTCAGACTTTCTTCACACTATTCCCTGCAGTCTGTAAAGCAGATGAGGAGTTGTGTGTGCTAGTGAGCCTTGCAGATCTACTAGGTAAATTAAGTCTCAACTGACTACTTGCAAGATGGTCTTTTAATCTGTGTGGCAACTCTGCACAGTGTAATTGTGGACCATGGCTTGTGTTTTCATAGGCAATTATGTGCTTCTCACTAGTGCGAGTCATTAGACTTTATAGTGGGCCTCTTCTGTATTATTCTAAATGAATCAGTCATGGTTTCTAAAGGTCAGCTTTGTATGAACTTAAAAGATAAAAGCTGCCAATACCCCAGCAGTACAGGGAGCACTAGATGTGAAGAGTAACGGACACGTCGGTGTTTGAAGCGGTCTCGTTAATTCAGATTATTATGGAATTATCACTATGGAACATTACAGTTACAACTGAGGTTAGgttagtaatatttttggattaTTCCTATATAATATATGTCGTGTTTCCTTCTGAGACCAGGCTAAGGTGTCCCCACCTTGTATGCAAATCATATGTGTTTTGAAGAATAACACTGTATTATAGCCACAGTGTATTTTTGCTCGTGGTGGGCGTGGCGCTGAAGAGAGACATCGTTAAGGCATGCATCAGTGGAGCCAAGAGCACCCAGCCGCAGCAAGGcaagtaaaaaataataataaaaaaaacatgacgGTACAGAAGGGTTGAAGCACAAGTACAAACAGTAAGGGATTCATCAGACCACTTCCTGTTCTAGCAAATCTGTACCATCTCTCTCCTGCTTCCCATTAAAAAAAGAACAGACTCTGTTCCCCTGAGATCTTGTTAACTTTTTTATGTCTGTTCTTAATTCTTCAATTCAACTTAAATCAACCGAAGTCAGAGACCATCACCTCTGCAGTATAACTAAAGTTATACTTCTGCTCTCTAAATAGTAGCATTAGGCTAATGTCTGTTTCAAAATGTAGCATGGACTACATTACGACTTTTAGGTTGCTATGTTTGGAATGTCTTCACAAAGTGATCAGATATAGTGATCCAGCATTTTGTAAACTACAATACTCCTAATGTGACAAATGGGTTACACAGACTGATTGTGCATGTTCTCATTGATGAAGGTGTTATGCCTCGGCATAGAATAATAGGATACTGATCTCTAATGATTCATGCCTATGGTGATTCTCTGTAGGATCGGTCCATGTCAACCGACACTGGCATGGAATGACCCATAGTTACCATATTCTCATTTAATCCCTACAATACTCTGTACATTCACTGACATTTGAGTTGTTCTTCAGGGCTACCCTCACCTTTCCTAATAATCAACCATTCAGGTTTCAACTTACTACTTCCTGGGGTATTGATCTTTCTTCTGCCAGCCCCTAGCATTCTTACACTCTATTCTGTTGCTTTTAATTCACTTACCTGCAAACCTCCATGTGTCCCTCACATACCTGTGCAATGCTAATCTACATTCctctaaccagcctcacctatTATCCCGTGTCAATATCCCGCCCACCATGACAGCTCTCTTCTCCATGAATGATCAAAAGGGGGAAGTACAACGCATCCTGATAGGCTGGTGGCCCGTCTCTCTGCTCTCCCCTTACTTCTCTGTTCTCTCTTTGATCTTCATGCTCCTGCCCTTGATCGCCGACCTCACCGTTCCCCTCATCCTCTGGCCCCTCCCCATCTAGAACACCCATCCTCTCCTCGTCTGACCTGCGGAAACCCCGGCCCAGGAAGCCCccgcccccctcctctcccctgttCCCCATCCCTCCGAGGCTCCTTGAGTGAAACATACAGGTGTGGCGGTTTCGGGTGGAGTGCAAGCGCCCCAGGGAGAAGCCACTGCGGCTCAGCACCAGACGTCCTCCGGCCCTGAGGGGGAACGAGTTCGCCACATTCCCTCTGACCCAGGCGGGCAGAGAGGAGCTACTCGTGGATCTCCGACAGCGAGGGCAGCTCTGGAGGAAGTAGCTGGAGTTGTGGCGCATTTGGCCGACCATCGCCACGGACAGCGGCGTGCTGGGGTTCATGTCCAGGTCCATAAGCAAAGCCTCCGAGTAGCTGGGCACCATCTGCTGGTTGCAGCGGATATGCCACTCCAGCTCTGTCATGTCCACCGTGTTCACCCTCGATATGACACGCAGGGACGGCCCTCCCATGCCACGCTCAAAGCCTGAGCGGAAGTTCTCAGTGTTGTCGTTGTCGTTAGCATCCTCGTTCTCGCCGAACAGCTTCTCCACGTGGTAGTGGACGTAGGCGGTGCGGTACTCCACGACCACGCGCAGCGGCCAGGAGAGCATCAGGGCGGAGGACAGCCAGTAGACCCAGCGGCGTGTGTACCACGGCGGGTGTGCCGGGTCGGGGAACGCCAGCATGTGTTCCCTGAAGTCCACGTTCTTCAGGTGCATGCCCTCCCGTGCCTCCATGTAGTCGTCCAGGCCTTCGCTGTCGCCGAAGAAACGGGCTCGCTGCGTGAGGTAGGCGGTCTCAGCGCGAGCGCTGGCGAAGCTGAAACACTTGGTGAAGCGTAGGCGGGTGACGGGGTGCTCCAGCAGGCCCTGCAGCTCCTTGGACACGTCCTTCACGCCGTGCCGGGAGTAGTCGAACTCGGAGCTGGCGGCGTGCGTGTTGACGCGCTCGTGGTACAGCTGCGTGGTGGTGTAGGCGTCCCCGTTGCGGTAGCGCGTCACCTGCCTGGTCCGCCGGACATAGTGGTAGCTGATGGCCTTCCACCAGATGCAGGGCGTGGCCTGCTGCAGGCGCTGGATCCGGTCGTACACCTGGCTGATCTCTACTTTAGCCAGGTGGGCTGTTTTTGAGTAGCAGTGCCAGCACTCTACCAGATAGACCACATACAGCATGGCGAGGAAGGCCACAGGTATGTAGATGTAGCCATTAGAGCAGGGGCTTTCAGGGTAGAACCGGACCGGGTTGCCCATAACCGTGATGTGGTATAAGGAGCACCAGGCGAGCGTCCCGAAGCAGCCGTACATGAGCAGGGTCAGGAGCAGACACTTCCAGTGGGACTCCCGGCACAGAGAGCCACTTAAGGACTGCTTGAGAGGACGCTGCTGTAGTTGGAAAGTGGAGGAGGGGAAagagggttgggggtggggggggggattgaaTGTGCAGAGCCGGAAATTGTTTGTAAAGGTTGTGGGAAGGGTATAGGCGAATAGAGTGGGTTTGAAGGGGTGTGGGAGTGGAGAAGAAGAGAAACAAGAAAAGTAGATGAGCACTGGTCAAACACTGGTTGTGTGAGAAATACAATACTCTTCGTCGTGAATGATTTACTTGGGAAAATATATGCATTTTATCTGCAATGAAGTGCACAAGTGTCTGCAGGAAACGTTTCAGATACAGAGGCTCGACAGTAGCTTGGTAAAAACTTCTCCCTTCTGCAGTAATTGACTTTTATCCTCCAGTCTCTTGAGGCATGAATACATTTCCTGGCAGCTCGTAACCCAAGCCATTCCTGCTTTTAACATGCTCTATATTAGTGTAGAGGAGGGGCATTGATCATGAGAAAATGTGTCTGCCTCTCTGCTGCCCCCCCTCTTTCGTGGCAGCTTATGATACTGCAGCCATATGTCTCCGCACTCCTCACATTGCTTTCAAACCCAGTGTGTGAGAAAACAGACAGGACATAACGGCACTGACTCAAACAGCAAAACCTAAACAGCTACAAATGAGCAAATTCGGAATGTGGTCCGTGTTCTAGAACCTGTATACGAGTGCACGGCTGTTCCACTGCAAGGTCTTACATGGTCACCGCCCACTACCCGTTTCTCACATACGCACGCTTAAATACGTGCACattcagacatacacacacaagtctgCTAACAGTCACAGCAGTGCCCTTGCTGAGAGAGACTGCGGTACTAAAAGGCAGGCTGTGGTCCAAGCTGTGGAAGACAGGCTGAGAGAGCCCGTGCTCTTCTTGGCAGAGGTGCAGGAGTTTAATTGTGCTGGTTTGCAAGGACAAGAGAGCAAACGGTGAGGGAGAATCCATTAGAGCATGCAGTGGACCTGAAGCCTCTATTACCACCACGCTTCAGATGTGATTTATGCATGTGTAGTGACTTAAGAACAGTGTGGAGGTTCAGCGAAATGACAACAAAACTACAACATTTTGCTTcaataataaagaataaagttTCCTTTATAATAAACACATATTGTAAAGGGTAACATAAATAATTTTCACATCTTGTAGAAGAAGGAATACATTTGTCCATATTTCTTCATAATAGGATAACGAAGTCCCAAGGACTGTTGCATTATACTAACTGAGTGCCATAAAATAGGTTACATTACCACTGATAAAATATTTATTGAGTAGATGCTCCACAATGGCATCACAGACTAAGGTGATGGGAGGCTGAGACAGTCGGAGGAGTCCTTCTTTCTCTAAgaaatgtgcatgtgcgtgtgtgtgtgtgtgtgtgtgtgtgtgtgtgtgtgtgtgtatgcttttcTGTATGTCCTAAGGTAATATTTGACTGTTTGCTC encodes:
- the tmem151a gene encoding transmembrane protein 151A produces the protein MQGVTVTGEAPTLNGGGREEQRPLKQSLSGSLCRESHWKCLLLTLLMYGCFGTLAWCSLYHITVMGNPVRFYPESPCSNGYIYIPVAFLAMLYVVYLVECWHCYSKTAHLAKVEISQVYDRIQRLQQATPCIWWKAISYHYVRRTRQVTRYRNGDAYTTTQLYHERVNTHAASSEFDYSRHGVKDVSKELQGLLEHPVTRLRFTKCFSFASARAETAYLTQRARFFGDSEGLDDYMEAREGMHLKNVDFREHMLAFPDPAHPPWYTRRWVYWLSSALMLSWPLRVVVEYRTAYVHYHVEKLFGENEDANDNDNTENFRSGFERGMGGPSLRVISRVNTVDMTELEWHIRCNQQMVPSYSEALLMDLDMNPSTPLSVAMVGQMRHNSSYFLQSCPRCRRSTSSSSLPAWVRGNVANSFPLRAGGRLVLSRSGFSLGRLHSTRNRHTCMFHSRSLGGMGNRGEEGGGGFLGRGFRRSDEERMGVLDGEGPEDEGNGEVGDQGQEHEDQRENREVRGEQRDGPPAYQDALYFPLLIIHGEESCHGGRDIDTG